The stretch of DNA AAGAGTTTACAATTTCACCTGTTGGTGTAGGTATTAGTTTTTTATCTTCTGTTTTTACAACATATTCTCGTGTTTGAATAGTAGAAATGGTAGGAGCATAAGTAGATGGTCTTCCAATTCCTTCACTTTCTAGTTTTTTAACCAAAGAAGCTTCTGTATATCGAGCAGGAGGTTTAGTAAATAATTGTTCACAAATCAATTCTTCTAAAGGTAAAATAGTACCAACACTTACATTGGGTAAAATCTTTTCACTGGAATCTAATGCAGTATCTGGATTATCACTGCCTTCTGTATAGGTTTTCATAAATCCAGCAAAAATAATTCTTTGACCTTTTACTTGAAATTCATACTCTTTATTTGCCCCCGCTTCTATTTTATACGTAGTATTAGCAATTTTAGCTGCAGCCATTTGTGTTGCTAATGTTCTTTTCCAAATTAATGAATATAATTTGTATTGTGAATTATCTACAAACTCTCTAATTTGGGAAGGTTTTAAAGCCAAGTTTACAGGTCTAATAGCTTCATGGGCTTCTTGTGCCCCTTTTGCTTTTGACTTGTATTTTCTAGGCGTGTCAAGTGAATATTCTTTTCCGTATTCAGCATCAATTACTTTTTTAGCATCACTTGTAGCAAGTGTAGATAAGTTTAAAGAATCTGTTCTCATATACGTAATTAATCCGCCTGTATGATTTGGAATAGTTCCGACATTCCCTTCATAAAGTTGTTGAGCAATAATCATGGTTTGTTTTACCGAATATCCAAGTTTCCTACTGGCTTCTTGTTGTATCGTAGATGTGGTAAAAGGAGCGGCAGGGTTTCTTTTGCTTTCTTTTTCTTCAATATCTACTAATTCAAAGATTCCTTCTTTTACTGATTTTTCAATCACTAAAGCTTCTTCTTCATTTTTTATTTTTGATACTTTTCCATTGTCTTTTGCAAGCTCTGCTTTTAAACTTGGATTTAATAAGTCTGCTCTTACTTTCCAATATTCAATAGGATCAAAAGCTTTTATTTCATTTTCTCTATCAACTATTATTTTAACAGCAACACTTTGTACTCTTCCCGCACTCAAACCGTATCTAACTTTTTTCCAAATTAAAGGAGAAAGTTCATATCCAACAGCCCTGTCTAAAATTCTTCTGGCTTGTTGGGCATCTACTAAGTTTTGATCAACTTCTCTTGGGTTTTCCAAGGCTTCCATAATTGCTTTTTTTGTAATTTCGTGAAAAACAATTCGTTTTAAAGGGTTTTTTTCGATTTTTAAAGCAGGAATAAGGTGCCAAGCGATTGCTTCACCTTCCCTATCCTCATCGGCCGCTAGGTAAATAACAGTTTCTTTTGTTATTTGTTTTTTCAAATCAGCAATAACTTTTCTCTTATCTGTTGATATTAGGTACTGAGGTTTAAAATTATCTTCGGGGTCAAAGCCTAATTTAGACTTAGGTAAATCTCTTACATGTCCCATAGATGCCATAACCGTATAGTCAGAGCCTAAAAATTTTGATATTGTTCTTGCTTTTGCGGGTGATTCCACGATAACTAAGTTTTTCACGTATTACTTACCTCTAAAATATTTTTGAGTGAATTCTAACATATTAAATTTAAAAATACTTAATCTTGGCAAATTAATATGAAAATATTATATAAAAGAAGCTAATAATTGTACTTTTTACCGTTTTGTGAACTAATTGTAAGTAATGATTTCTTCTTCTAAAGTAATATTAAAGGCTTTTTTTACTTTTTCTTTCGCCAAATTAATTAAATATCTGGCTTCTTCGTATGTTCCTTTATTATTATTCACTAAAAAGTTGGCGTGTTTAATAGAAAAACTCATACCTCCATGCTCAAAACCTTTTAAACCTACAGCTTCAATTAATCGTCCAGCACTGTCGTTTTTAGGGTTTTTAAAACAAGAGCCCGCACTTGGTGTTTGGGGTTGATTGTCTCTCATATTTTTAAAAA from Campylobacteraceae bacterium encodes:
- the topA gene encoding type I DNA topoisomerase, which encodes MKNLVIVESPAKARTISKFLGSDYTVMASMGHVRDLPKSKLGFDPEDNFKPQYLISTDKRKVIADLKKQITKETVIYLAADEDREGEAIAWHLIPALKIEKNPLKRIVFHEITKKAIMEALENPREVDQNLVDAQQARRILDRAVGYELSPLIWKKVRYGLSAGRVQSVAVKIIVDRENEIKAFDPIEYWKVRADLLNPSLKAELAKDNGKVSKIKNEEEALVIEKSVKEGIFELVDIEEKESKRNPAAPFTTSTIQQEASRKLGYSVKQTMIIAQQLYEGNVGTIPNHTGGLITYMRTDSLNLSTLATSDAKKVIDAEYGKEYSLDTPRKYKSKAKGAQEAHEAIRPVNLALKPSQIREFVDNSQYKLYSLIWKRTLATQMAAAKIANTTYKIEAGANKEYEFQVKGQRIIFAGFMKTYTEGSDNPDTALDSSEKILPNVSVGTILPLEELICEQLFTKPPARYTEASLVKKLESEGIGRPSTYAPTISTIQTREYVVKTEDKKLIPTPTGEIVNSFLSDHFSDIINLGFTAKVEEQFDDIAEGKIAWQDVLRNFYGDFKKTIIEKEETVEKSDYLQIREMGTDPESGKPMSARVGRFGPFMQIGTKDDEEKPRFVAIPKDLNMDTITKEEALFLFTLPRVVGLDSVGDEIKANIGRFGPYLQIKTRYYSLKTDDPYKIELPRALELIKELDEAKAKATIKVFEKEKIHVLIGRYGAYIKQGRKNFKIPKGKVAEDLSLEECEEIIANDPKSKGAKKAPAKKTAAKKAPAKKTAAKKTTVKKAPAKKAAPKKTTAKTSTKKAAAKKSTKATDK